One window from the genome of Cryobacterium sp. GrIS_2_6 encodes:
- a CDS encoding PTS glucose transporter subunit IIA, producing the protein MTPVIVLAPVPGRAVSLAEVPDPTFAQAIVGPGAAIDPPRGMVDAIAPISGRLLKVFPHAFVILSPDGIGVLVHLGIDTVELRGEGFTLRAKQGDEVAAGDVIVTWDSAAVEAGGRNPIVPVIILERAHENIDLADAVTAGAELASGDLFLTVIS; encoded by the coding sequence GTGACGCCCGTCATCGTCCTCGCGCCCGTCCCCGGTCGCGCCGTCAGCCTCGCCGAGGTCCCCGATCCCACGTTCGCCCAGGCGATCGTGGGTCCCGGCGCCGCGATCGACCCGCCGCGGGGCATGGTCGACGCGATCGCGCCGATCAGCGGCAGGCTGCTCAAGGTCTTCCCGCACGCCTTTGTGATCCTCTCCCCCGACGGGATCGGCGTCCTCGTCCACCTCGGCATCGACACCGTCGAGCTCCGCGGCGAGGGCTTCACCCTGCGGGCGAAGCAGGGCGATGAGGTCGCAGCCGGCGACGTGATCGTGACCTGGGACTCCGCGGCCGTCGAGGCGGGCGGACGCAATCCCATCGTGCCGGTCATCATCCTCGAGCGCGCACACGAGAACATCGACCTCGCCGACGCCGTCACTGCGGGCGCGGAGCTTGCCAGCGGCGACCTCTTCCTCACCGTCATATCCTGA
- a CDS encoding ABC transporter ATP-binding protein: MIAALLAAVVALAIPQVLQGLVDGALSRQDPAGIWPAVLVVLGLGVLEAILIALRRWFVLVPGTHVEASMRNALFARLQDLPVSFHDRWPSGQLLSRAVSDLNLIRRWISFGLVLLVVNIVTIVIGAAVLVSMNWILGVVFIACSIPLWIVGYLFEEKYSVVARRSQDQAGDLATAVEESVHGIRVLKAFGRGGFALKNFSQQAEDLRGTEIEKARAIAGIWLWLLMVPDIAFALCLVVGVWLAAQGELSVGGLVAFFATATVLRWPVESIGFLLSMTFDARTATDRYFDVLDAPNSITDPDRPVTLAEPRGRLAFEDVHFRYPDSPARFPDLLDGVNLVLQPGETMALVGLTGSGKSTLTALTTRLYDVTQGAVTLDGVDVRSLGREDLRGHLAMAFEDATLFSASVRDNVLLGRPEFAERSAAADAALEEALQVAQAGFVRDLPDGVDTLVGEEGMSLSGGQRQRIALARAVAAKPAVLVLDDPLSALDVDTESLVEAALREVLASTTALIVAHRPSTVTLADRVALLEDGRITAVGRHSELLRTNEHYRFVISSLEDEERRDATRQVARDESAARTEQTEREEAAR, from the coding sequence ATGATCGCCGCGCTCCTGGCCGCGGTCGTCGCCCTCGCGATCCCGCAAGTTTTGCAGGGCCTCGTCGACGGCGCCCTGTCCCGTCAGGACCCCGCCGGGATCTGGCCCGCTGTGCTGGTCGTCCTCGGCCTCGGCGTGCTCGAGGCCATCCTGATCGCCCTCCGCCGCTGGTTCGTGCTGGTCCCGGGCACCCACGTGGAGGCGAGCATGCGCAACGCGCTTTTCGCGCGCCTCCAGGACCTGCCGGTCTCCTTCCACGATCGCTGGCCGAGCGGACAGCTCCTGTCCCGCGCGGTGAGCGACCTGAACCTGATCCGGCGGTGGATCTCCTTCGGTCTGGTCCTCCTGGTCGTCAATATCGTCACGATCGTGATCGGCGCCGCCGTGCTGGTCTCCATGAACTGGATCCTGGGCGTCGTCTTCATCGCCTGCTCGATTCCGCTCTGGATCGTCGGGTACCTGTTCGAGGAGAAGTACTCCGTCGTGGCCCGGCGCAGCCAGGACCAGGCCGGCGACCTCGCGACGGCCGTCGAGGAGTCCGTGCACGGAATTCGCGTGCTCAAGGCGTTCGGGCGCGGCGGTTTCGCGCTCAAGAACTTCTCGCAGCAGGCGGAAGACCTCCGCGGAACCGAGATCGAGAAGGCGCGCGCAATCGCCGGCATCTGGCTCTGGCTCCTGATGGTGCCCGATATCGCGTTCGCGCTCTGTCTCGTGGTCGGAGTCTGGCTCGCCGCCCAGGGTGAACTCAGCGTAGGTGGCCTCGTCGCGTTCTTCGCGACGGCGACGGTGCTGCGCTGGCCGGTCGAATCGATCGGGTTCCTGCTATCGATGACGTTCGACGCCCGCACGGCGACCGACCGGTATTTCGACGTGCTCGACGCCCCGAACAGCATCACGGACCCAGACAGGCCCGTCACGCTCGCCGAGCCGCGCGGCCGGCTTGCATTCGAGGACGTGCACTTCCGCTACCCCGACTCGCCGGCGCGCTTCCCCGACCTGCTCGACGGCGTCAACCTCGTGCTGCAGCCGGGGGAGACCATGGCCCTCGTCGGACTGACCGGCTCGGGCAAGTCCACCCTCACCGCACTCACCACCCGCCTCTACGACGTCACCCAGGGCGCGGTCACGCTCGACGGTGTCGACGTGCGCTCGCTCGGCCGCGAAGACCTGCGCGGCCACCTCGCGATGGCGTTCGAGGATGCGACGCTGTTCTCGGCATCCGTGCGCGACAACGTGCTGCTCGGCAGGCCGGAGTTCGCCGAGCGGTCGGCGGCAGCGGATGCCGCGCTCGAGGAGGCCCTGCAGGTCGCGCAGGCCGGCTTCGTGCGTGACCTGCCCGACGGCGTCGACACCCTCGTCGGCGAGGAGGGCATGAGCCTTTCCGGCGGCCAGCGCCAACGGATCGCGCTCGCCCGTGCGGTCGCGGCGAAGCCGGCGGTGCTCGTGCTCGACGACCCGCTTTCCGCGCTCGACGTGGACACCGAGTCCCTCGTCGAGGCCGCCCTCCGCGAGGTGCTCGCCTCGACGACGGCGCTCATCGTCGCGCACAGGCCGTCGACGGTCACCCTCGCCGACCGGGTCGCCCTGCTCGAGGACGGCCGGATCACCGCGGTCGGCCGGCACTCCGAGCTCCTGCGCACCAACGAGCACTACCGGTTCGTCATCTCGAGCCTCGAAGACGAAGAACGGCGCGACGCCACCAGACAGGTTGCCAGGGACGAATCGGCCGCACGGACAGAACAGACCGAGCGAGAGGAGGCCGCACGATGA
- a CDS encoding glucosamine-6-phosphate deaminase: MAEVIVLDTETAAGTLAAASIRALIMRKPDAVLGLATGSTPLSVYAALAASLAEEPLDMSRVRGFALDEYVGLPAGHPESYRAVITRDVVVPLGLDPANIRTPNGDVATLETAGLDYEAAIVAAGGVDVQILGIGQTGHVGFNEPGSSFASVTRIKTLTEKTRIDNARFFATADDVPIHCMTQGLGTIRRARHLILLAFGEEKADAIASAVEGPVSSSKPGSVIQLHPHVTVLVDEAAASRLANRDYYAYAYAHKYAWQGI; the protein is encoded by the coding sequence TTGGCTGAAGTAATCGTCCTCGACACCGAGACCGCAGCGGGAACGCTTGCTGCGGCATCCATCCGTGCCCTGATCATGCGCAAGCCGGATGCCGTCCTCGGCCTGGCCACAGGGTCCACGCCGCTCTCCGTGTACGCGGCGCTCGCGGCCTCCCTCGCGGAGGAACCCCTCGACATGTCCCGCGTGCGCGGCTTCGCCCTCGACGAATACGTCGGGCTGCCCGCAGGGCACCCGGAGAGCTACCGCGCCGTCATCACCCGCGACGTCGTCGTGCCCCTTGGTCTCGACCCCGCGAACATCCGTACCCCGAACGGCGACGTGGCCACCCTCGAGACCGCCGGACTCGACTACGAGGCCGCCATCGTCGCGGCCGGCGGCGTCGACGTGCAAATCCTCGGTATCGGGCAGACCGGTCACGTCGGTTTCAACGAGCCAGGTTCCTCCTTCGCGTCCGTCACCCGGATCAAGACCCTGACCGAGAAGACCCGGATCGACAACGCGCGCTTCTTCGCCACTGCCGACGACGTGCCGATCCACTGCATGACCCAGGGCCTCGGCACGATTCGCCGCGCCAGGCACCTCATCCTGCTCGCGTTCGGCGAAGAGAAAGCGGATGCGATCGCGTCCGCCGTCGAGGGACCGGTCTCGTCGAGCAAGCCCGGTTCGGTCATCCAGCTTCACCCGCACGTGACCGTCCTCGTCGACGAGGCTGCGGCATCCCGCCTCGCCAACCGGGACTACTACGCATACGCATACGCCCACAAGTACGCCTGGCAGGGAATCTAA
- the nagA gene encoding N-acetylglucosamine-6-phosphate deacetylase, whose amino-acid sequence MADSILLSAGTVVAADAVYTPGWVEVRAGRIVAVGAGDPPRVADVRYPDGILAPGFVDVHNHGGGGFSFNDADTEIAAAGIAATHREHGTTTLMASLVTAPLDEMERLVAGLADLVDSGLLAGIHLEGPWLSPIHRGAHTAELLRVPDRDSIDRLMRAGHGTVRMVTIAPELPGGLDAVRRVVGYGAVAAIGHTDANDDMTRQAIQAGATAGTHLFNAMRPLHHREPGPSLALLENPAVFAELIADGVHLHPAVVRFITQSPSRPVFVTDAMAAAGADEGEYTLGGLPVSVLDGEARLADGTIAGSVLTLSEAVRFAVHTAGVDLATAVRAATQNPADMIGLTDCGRLAVGQPADLIVLDAGLYVTATMRSGDWRLPA is encoded by the coding sequence GTGGCCGACTCGATTCTGCTCAGCGCCGGCACGGTCGTCGCCGCGGACGCCGTGTACACCCCGGGCTGGGTCGAGGTCAGGGCCGGACGGATCGTCGCCGTCGGCGCAGGCGACCCGCCGCGCGTCGCCGATGTCCGCTACCCGGACGGGATCCTCGCCCCCGGGTTCGTCGACGTGCACAATCACGGCGGCGGCGGATTCAGCTTCAACGATGCCGACACGGAGATCGCGGCGGCCGGGATCGCGGCGACCCACCGGGAACACGGCACGACGACGCTGATGGCGAGCCTCGTCACGGCACCGCTCGACGAGATGGAACGCCTGGTGGCCGGCCTCGCCGACCTCGTCGATTCCGGCCTGCTCGCAGGCATCCACCTCGAAGGACCCTGGCTGAGCCCGATCCATCGGGGCGCCCATACGGCGGAGCTGCTCCGGGTGCCCGACAGGGACAGCATCGACCGCCTCATGCGTGCCGGCCACGGCACGGTGCGCATGGTCACGATCGCCCCGGAACTCCCGGGCGGGCTCGACGCCGTCCGGCGGGTCGTCGGATACGGCGCGGTCGCCGCGATCGGCCACACCGACGCCAACGACGACATGACCAGGCAGGCGATCCAGGCGGGGGCCACGGCGGGCACGCACCTCTTCAACGCGATGCGTCCCCTGCACCATCGGGAACCCGGGCCTTCGCTCGCGCTGCTCGAGAACCCCGCCGTGTTCGCCGAACTGATCGCAGACGGGGTGCACCTGCATCCTGCGGTCGTCCGCTTCATCACGCAGAGCCCGTCGCGACCGGTGTTCGTGACCGACGCGATGGCCGCGGCCGGCGCGGACGAGGGCGAGTACACCCTCGGCGGCCTCCCCGTCAGCGTGCTGGACGGTGAAGCGCGCCTCGCGGACGGGACGATCGCCGGGAGTGTCCTCACCCTGAGCGAGGCCGTTCGGTTCGCCGTGCACACGGCTGGGGTCGACCTCGCCACCGCGGTGCGAGCGGCCACGCAGAACCCGGCCGACATGATCGGCCTCACCGACTGTGGCCGCCTCGCCGTGGGGCAGCCGGCCGACCTGATCGTCCTCGATGCCGGACTCTACGTCACCGCGACCATGCGGTCAGGCGACTGGCGCCTGCCGGCCTGA
- a CDS encoding GNAT family N-acetyltransferase gives MGELRLEELSARNIVAANSLSLKPGQELYIAPVSYAVAASVINPATAWQRVVLLDGEVAGFIHGNFDPDSEHEEFRACIWRINVDASAQGKGVGKFAAESLAQEARKRGFDHITVIWEPGEEGPESFFHRIGFVDIGETVYGEMIGSLKL, from the coding sequence ATGGGTGAACTACGTCTGGAAGAACTGTCCGCACGCAACATTGTTGCGGCCAATAGCCTCAGTCTCAAACCGGGCCAGGAGCTGTACATCGCTCCCGTCTCCTATGCGGTGGCGGCTTCCGTGATCAATCCCGCGACCGCGTGGCAGCGCGTCGTGTTGCTCGACGGCGAGGTGGCCGGGTTCATCCACGGCAACTTCGACCCGGATTCGGAGCACGAGGAATTCCGGGCCTGCATCTGGAGGATCAACGTCGACGCGAGCGCCCAGGGCAAGGGCGTCGGCAAATTCGCAGCAGAGTCACTCGCCCAGGAGGCCAGGAAGCGGGGCTTCGACCACATCACCGTGATCTGGGAACCCGGCGAAGAAGGACCGGAGTCGTTCTTCCACCGGATCGGCTTCGTCGACATCGGCGAGACGGTATACGGCGAGATGATCGGTTCGCTCAAGCTGTAG
- a CDS encoding PTS transporter subunit EIIC — translation MSSITVDAGTKRPFPGLAQLQRVGRSLMLPIAALPAAGLLLRLGQPDLLGRIPGFETGAAVIASAGGALFDALPLLFAVGVAIGFAKKSDGSTALAAVVGYLVFSKVGEAMSPLVLGLPAAGGKQVLVNYSVLGGILIGITSALLWQRFHRISLPSYLAFFGGRRFVPIVTAGTALVLGVLLAFVYPAFATGLSGFGEFVSSNNIWGGFLYGTTNRLLIPVGLHHILNSVMWFVIGDFNGAHGDIARFFAGDPTAGSFMTGFFPIMMFALPAGALAIWQEAKPSQKKIVGGIMLSGALTAMLTGVTEPLEFSFMFVAFPLYLIHAVLTGSSLALVNALGIRDGFTFSAGTFDYVLNFGLAEKPLLLIPIGLAYGAIYYFLFRFVIRKWNLKTPGRGEDEVPDATVADSASSTTV, via the coding sequence ATGTCCAGCATCACCGTAGACGCCGGGACGAAACGGCCGTTCCCCGGCCTCGCGCAACTTCAACGAGTCGGTCGCAGCCTCATGCTGCCGATCGCGGCACTGCCCGCTGCCGGCCTTTTGCTCCGCCTCGGCCAGCCCGACCTGCTCGGGCGCATCCCGGGCTTCGAAACCGGAGCGGCCGTGATCGCCTCGGCGGGCGGCGCCCTCTTCGACGCGCTGCCGCTGCTCTTCGCGGTCGGCGTCGCGATCGGCTTCGCGAAGAAGTCCGACGGATCGACAGCCCTCGCCGCCGTCGTCGGGTACCTCGTCTTCTCCAAGGTCGGCGAGGCGATGTCGCCCCTGGTCCTGGGCCTTCCCGCAGCGGGCGGGAAGCAGGTGCTGGTCAATTACAGTGTCCTCGGCGGCATCCTGATCGGTATCACCTCCGCCTTGCTCTGGCAGCGCTTCCACCGGATCTCCCTGCCGAGCTACCTGGCCTTCTTCGGCGGTCGCCGGTTCGTTCCGATCGTCACCGCCGGCACGGCACTCGTTCTCGGCGTCCTGCTGGCCTTCGTCTACCCCGCCTTCGCGACCGGTCTCTCCGGCTTCGGCGAGTTCGTCTCCTCCAACAACATCTGGGGCGGTTTCCTCTACGGCACGACCAACCGGCTGCTGATCCCGGTCGGGCTGCACCACATCCTCAACTCGGTGATGTGGTTCGTGATCGGCGACTTCAACGGCGCGCACGGTGACATCGCCCGGTTCTTCGCCGGCGACCCGACCGCCGGCTCCTTCATGACCGGGTTCTTCCCGATCATGATGTTCGCGCTGCCGGCCGGCGCCCTCGCCATCTGGCAGGAAGCCAAGCCGTCCCAGAAGAAGATCGTCGGCGGCATCATGCTCTCCGGTGCGCTCACCGCCATGCTCACCGGCGTCACGGAGCCCCTCGAGTTCTCCTTCATGTTCGTCGCTTTCCCGCTCTACCTCATCCACGCGGTGCTGACCGGTTCCTCGCTCGCCCTCGTGAACGCCCTCGGGATTAGGGACGGGTTCACCTTCAGCGCAGGCACGTTCGACTACGTGCTCAACTTCGGCCTGGCCGAAAAGCCGCTGCTGCTCATCCCGATCGGGCTCGCATACGGGGCCATCTACTACTTCCTGTTCCGCTTCGTGATTCGCAAGTGGAACCTGAAGACCCCCGGTCGCGGCGAGGACGAGGTCCCCGACGCGACCGTGGCCGACTCCGCTTCGTCCACGACGGTCTAA
- a CDS encoding cytoplasmic protein, which produces MSSEQNATQSLDPLVTDPGVYRVLLENDRVRVLEFLDAPGDTTNPHEHPDSVMITLSAYARRFSFEGREVDVELPAGETAWLPAQEHAGVNIGTTPTHAIFVELKEQAVRAPDPSLHPLGPAPRPLIGIPLSDASSDEEKAWGFA; this is translated from the coding sequence ATGTCCAGTGAACAGAACGCCACACAGTCCCTCGATCCGCTCGTGACGGATCCCGGCGTCTACCGGGTATTGCTCGAAAACGACCGCGTTCGCGTGCTCGAATTCCTCGATGCTCCCGGCGACACCACCAACCCGCACGAGCATCCCGACAGTGTGATGATCACGCTGAGCGCATACGCCCGGAGGTTCTCCTTCGAGGGCAGGGAGGTCGACGTCGAACTCCCGGCCGGCGAAACCGCCTGGCTCCCCGCCCAGGAACACGCCGGCGTGAACATCGGCACCACGCCGACCCACGCGATCTTCGTCGAGCTCAAGGAACAGGCCGTGCGGGCCCCCGATCCCAGCCTGCACCCGCTCGGGCCGGCGCCGCGCCCCTTGATCGGCATCCCGTTGTCGGACGCCTCGAGCGACGAGGAGAAGGCCTGGGGCTTCGCCTAG
- a CDS encoding glucose PTS transporter subunit EIIB: MSTKAEQILAGLGGSGNLVEIEACITRLRTEVKDPALVNEPALKAAGAHGVFRSGTIVQVVVGPEADNLAEDIEDLL, translated from the coding sequence ATGAGCACCAAAGCGGAGCAAATCCTCGCCGGCCTCGGCGGATCAGGCAACCTCGTCGAGATCGAGGCGTGCATCACCCGACTGCGCACCGAGGTGAAGGACCCCGCCCTCGTGAACGAGCCTGCGCTCAAGGCGGCCGGCGCCCACGGCGTCTTCCGGTCCGGCACCATCGTCCAGGTCGTTGTCGGACCAGAGGCCGACAACCTCGCCGAAGACATCGAAGACCTCCTGTGA
- a CDS encoding ABC transporter ATP-binding protein, which yields MSVTGVEGEERNNFTASESKQIRARSLRLLGSLLRPVRWRVTAAMLVVVLSTAAQVAGPALIAFGIDKGLPALLALDWLPLAATGGVYLLTGVIGAILIAWYTMMSARISQAVLIDLRKRVFLQTQRLSLEFHESYTSGRIISRQTSDLDAIRELLDSGINQLVQGVLYMAFTAIALVSLDGVSGLVLLGSLVPLFALTRWFQVRSQTLFRRSRTASASLIVKFVETMTGIRAVKAFRAERRNEEVFGELVEDYRKVNSRVIQLFGIFDPGLILIGNVAVAVVLLLGGFRVVDGQLAIGALLAALLYTRRFFDPMEEMAMFYNSYQSAAAALEKISGVLEELPGVPDPVAPVDLWEARGAVTFTGVRFEYQSDRVVLPTFDLAIPAGQTIALVGSTGAGKSTLAKLMARFYDPTDGQVLLDAVDLRRLHPKDLRRAIVMVTQEAYLFSGSVADNIAIGKPDASPAEIVAAARAVGAHEFIENLPGGYDTDVNKRGGRVSAGQRQLISFARAFLADPAVLILDEATSSLDIPSERLVQQALQTLLADRTAVIIAHRLSTVAIADRVLVMEHGIIVEDGAPDDLIDGTGRFALLHAAWRESLV from the coding sequence ATGAGCGTCACCGGAGTCGAAGGCGAAGAACGCAACAATTTCACCGCATCCGAAAGCAAGCAGATCCGGGCGCGCTCGTTGCGCCTGCTCGGTTCCCTCCTCCGCCCGGTGCGCTGGCGGGTCACCGCGGCGATGCTCGTCGTGGTGCTCTCGACCGCGGCCCAGGTCGCCGGTCCCGCCCTCATCGCGTTCGGGATCGACAAAGGGCTGCCTGCCCTCCTTGCCCTGGACTGGCTTCCGCTCGCGGCGACCGGCGGGGTCTACCTCCTCACCGGCGTGATCGGGGCGATCCTGATCGCCTGGTACACGATGATGTCGGCCAGGATCAGCCAGGCAGTACTGATCGACCTCCGCAAGCGGGTGTTCCTGCAGACCCAGCGGCTCAGCCTCGAGTTCCACGAGTCGTATACCTCCGGGCGGATCATCTCCCGGCAGACCAGCGACCTCGACGCGATCCGGGAACTGCTCGACTCTGGTATCAACCAGCTCGTGCAGGGCGTGTTGTACATGGCCTTCACGGCGATCGCGCTCGTCAGCCTCGACGGCGTCAGCGGGCTGGTGCTGCTCGGGTCCCTGGTGCCGCTGTTCGCGCTCACCCGCTGGTTCCAGGTGCGCTCGCAGACGTTGTTCCGCCGGTCGAGGACCGCATCGGCGAGCCTCATCGTGAAGTTCGTCGAGACCATGACGGGCATCCGCGCCGTCAAGGCGTTCCGGGCGGAGAGACGCAACGAGGAGGTCTTCGGCGAGCTCGTCGAGGACTACCGAAAGGTGAACAGCCGGGTGATCCAGCTGTTCGGCATCTTCGACCCCGGCCTCATCCTGATCGGCAACGTCGCGGTCGCCGTCGTGCTCCTGCTCGGCGGATTCCGCGTCGTCGACGGGCAGCTCGCGATCGGTGCGCTCCTCGCGGCTCTGCTCTACACCCGGCGGTTCTTCGACCCGATGGAGGAGATGGCGATGTTCTACAACTCGTACCAGTCCGCCGCGGCGGCGCTCGAGAAGATCTCCGGCGTGCTCGAGGAACTCCCCGGCGTGCCGGACCCGGTTGCCCCCGTCGACCTGTGGGAGGCGCGCGGCGCCGTCACCTTCACCGGGGTGCGTTTCGAGTACCAGTCCGACCGGGTGGTTCTGCCCACCTTCGACCTCGCGATTCCCGCCGGGCAGACCATCGCCCTCGTCGGCTCGACCGGGGCAGGCAAGTCGACGCTCGCCAAGCTCATGGCGCGGTTCTACGACCCCACCGACGGCCAGGTACTGCTCGACGCGGTGGACCTGCGCCGACTGCACCCCAAGGACCTCCGTCGCGCCATCGTGATGGTCACCCAGGAGGCGTACCTGTTCAGCGGTTCGGTCGCCGACAACATCGCGATCGGCAAACCGGACGCCTCTCCCGCCGAGATCGTGGCGGCGGCGCGTGCCGTCGGCGCGCACGAGTTCATCGAGAACCTTCCCGGCGGGTACGACACGGACGTGAACAAACGCGGCGGCAGGGTGTCCGCCGGGCAGCGCCAGCTGATCTCGTTCGCGAGGGCCTTCCTCGCCGACCCGGCGGTGCTGATCCTCGACGAGGCGACGTCCTCGCTCGACATCCCGAGCGAGCGGCTCGTGCAGCAGGCGCTGCAGACCCTGCTCGCCGACCGCACGGCCGTCATCATCGCGCACCGGCTGTCCACGGTCGCGATCGCCGACCGGGTGCTCGTGATGGAGCACGGGATCATCGTCGAGGACGGCGCCCCCGACGACCTGATCGACGGCACCGGACGGTTCGCCCTGCTGCACGCGGCCTGGCGGGAATCACTCGTGTAG
- a CDS encoding MGMT family protein, whose amino-acid sequence MRLAPDSDFVTHVLGIVDSIPAGRVMTYGDVAAVLGSRGARVVGQIMAHYGADVPWWRVIRAGGHPPALHEARALPHYREEGTPLVLLRTAESGYRVDYPAARWSPT is encoded by the coding sequence ATGCGCCTCGCCCCCGACAGCGACTTCGTCACGCATGTCCTCGGCATCGTCGACTCGATTCCCGCCGGGCGGGTGATGACCTACGGCGACGTCGCGGCGGTGCTCGGTTCTCGCGGCGCCCGTGTCGTCGGCCAGATCATGGCGCACTATGGGGCGGATGTCCCCTGGTGGCGGGTGATCCGCGCCGGCGGCCACCCGCCGGCCCTGCACGAGGCCAGGGCGCTGCCGCACTACCGGGAAGAGGGCACCCCGCTCGTCCTCCTGCGCACCGCGGAGTCCGGCTACCGGGTCGACTACCCGGCCGCGCGCTGGTCACCGACCTGA
- a CDS encoding GntR family transcriptional regulator, producing the protein MTRYGVSRSTVREAIRQLVEEGVLYRVQGKGTFVAGERVQSDLHLASFTEDMRRRGLVPATIVRSSRLVEAPLAVRAALGLGAGAQVLEIERLRLADGVPMALERGFYPAELLPDLGAKDLTRSLYATFATEYGLRIDNAEQAVWAEGADDLLAATLGIAANAPVMVFRRTSSAGAAFLEHVTSWYRGDRYQIHMTLNLQHQP; encoded by the coding sequence ATGACGCGCTACGGCGTCAGTCGCTCGACCGTGCGCGAAGCGATCAGGCAGCTCGTCGAGGAGGGTGTGCTCTACCGGGTGCAGGGCAAGGGCACCTTCGTTGCCGGCGAACGCGTGCAGAGCGACCTGCACCTCGCGTCCTTCACGGAGGACATGCGCCGGCGCGGCCTCGTCCCCGCGACGATCGTGCGTTCGTCCCGGTTGGTCGAAGCGCCCCTCGCGGTACGGGCCGCCCTCGGACTCGGCGCCGGCGCCCAGGTACTGGAGATCGAACGACTCCGGCTCGCCGACGGGGTGCCGATGGCACTCGAACGCGGCTTCTACCCGGCAGAGCTGCTCCCCGACCTCGGCGCCAAGGACCTGACCCGGTCCCTGTACGCGACGTTCGCGACCGAATACGGCCTGCGGATCGACAACGCGGAGCAGGCCGTCTGGGCGGAGGGCGCCGACGACCTGCTCGCCGCCACCCTCGGCATCGCCGCCAACGCCCCCGTAATGGTCTTCCGTCGGACGTCGTCCGCCGGGGCCGCCTTCCTCGAACACGTCACCTCGTGGTATCGCGGCGACCGCTACCAGATCCACATGACGCTCAACCTGCAGCACCAGCCCTGA
- a CDS encoding cytoplasmic protein, with translation MILENERVRVLEYRDTPGAATAPHRHPDSVMVTLSEFSRRISSNGRAVDVELPAGVARWLPAQEHTGANTGDTDTHSIFIELKEPARHPRGRTDERPLGPQSATPSAPDTDDEANVWGFS, from the coding sequence GTGATCCTCGAGAATGAGCGGGTACGCGTCCTCGAATACCGGGACACGCCCGGTGCCGCGACCGCGCCGCACCGGCATCCGGACAGCGTCATGGTCACCCTGAGCGAGTTCAGCCGGCGGATCTCGTCGAACGGCCGCGCCGTCGACGTCGAGCTTCCCGCCGGGGTCGCGCGGTGGCTTCCCGCCCAGGAACACACCGGTGCGAACACCGGCGATACCGACACGCACTCGATCTTCATCGAGCTCAAGGAGCCGGCGCGGCATCCCCGCGGGCGCACGGACGAGCGGCCGCTCGGGCCGCAGTCCGCCACGCCGTCGGCGCCGGACACCGACGATGAGGCGAACGTCTGGGGCTTCTCCTAG